Proteins found in one Pempheris klunzingeri isolate RE-2024b chromosome 6, fPemKlu1.hap1, whole genome shotgun sequence genomic segment:
- the tbc1d7 gene encoding TBC1 domain family member 7: protein MADDPQRNFRSAYYEKVGFRGVEEKKSLEILLKDNPLDLEKLSTFSQRFPLPSMYRIHVWKVLLGILPPHSDSHTLVGGYRKEQYQDILEALEVMRYINSSTPSTHVYLRMFQLESQVLPRCSETSAPVEENEDFLAISRSMEEIVDEPVDCYWLIKCFVNQFHTKFGDSVPHLPKSLEHYLSQEEPRLLNHLKNTGALAQLPHGLWFRRCFAGCLPESSLQRVWDKVISGSCKILVFVALEILLSYKIMLMGISRPEGIVKFLRNIPQENTDAIVTKAIDLWHKYCGTPMHAV, encoded by the exons ATGGCCGACGACCCTCAGAGGAATTTCCGCTCTGCATATTATGAGAAAGTGGGCTtcagaggagtggaggagaagaaatcTCTGGAAATCCTGCTCAAGGATAATCCTCTGG ATCTAGAAAAGCTGAGCACCTTCAGTCAGAGGTTCCCCCTCCCCTCTATGTATAGGATCCATGTGTGGAAGGTATTGTtgg GCATCCTACCTCCCCACAGTGACTCTCACACTCTGGTGGGAGGCTACAGGAAGGAGCAGTACCAGGACATTTTGGAGGCTCTGGAGGTGATGAGATACATCAACTCCTCCACACCCTCCACCCACGTCTACCTACGCATGTTCCAGCTGGAGAGCCAAGTGCTCCCACGGTGCTCCGAGACCTCCGCCCCG GTTGAAGAGAATGAGGACTTCCTGGCCATCAGTCGATCCATGGAGGAGATCGTAGATGAGCCTGTCGACTGCTACTGGCTGATCAAGTGTTTCGTCAATCAGTTCCACACAAAGTTTGGAGACTCTGTGCCACACCTG CCGAAGAGCCTGGAGCACTATCTGAGTCAGGAGGAACCTCGGCTGCTGAACCACCTGAAGAACACCGGCGCCCTGGCTCAGCTGCCCCACGGCCTCTGGTTCAGACGCTGCTTTGCTGGCTGCCTGCCTGAATCCAGCCTGCAGAG GGTGTGGGACAAGGTGATCAGCGGCTCCTGTAAAATCCTGGTGTTCGTGGCCCTGGAGATTCTGCTCAGCTACAAAATCATGTTGATGGGCATCAGCCGCCCTGAAGGCATCGTCAAGTTTCTGCGCAAC ATACCGCAGGAAAACACGGACGCCATCGTCACCAAAGCCATCGACTTGTGGCACAAATATTGCGGCACTCCGATGCACGCCGTATAG